A stretch of Acidobacteriota bacterium DNA encodes these proteins:
- a CDS encoding glycoside hydrolase family 31 protein, producing MRLFQALIVITALASQTATAQSTLTTAGQPAELQIRVAGDRSLRVTLKPISFKANFPATPAVVDRTYPAPAIRIRTLAKPIQQRVGRFQVAVRPSPLTVTVTNAAGQLVQELVFEADGTLAFKVDEHPVLGLGEGGPRPAQGSPWREQPVQFDRRGALDTMEPRWQSDMYGSRNPAAMLMGTRGWGLFVATPWVHVDMRDAARGVFTPRPPTDAERAPQTEGNQQQALGKGLPPADAYVPGLYDVFVFDAHEPAAAMKDFAVITGPAVMPPKWALGYMQSHRTLKDDAQMLGIIDTFRSKRIPLDAVIYLGTGFAPVGWNTRQPSFDFNPDVFTRNPATVLADMHARNVKVVVHMVPWDRDKLPTINDANIPSYWQQHVGLVKAGVDAFWPDEGDWFNLFERLARFKLYYQGHLSTTPNVRPWSLQRNGFPGIARWGGWVWSGDTETSWKTLEAQIAVGLNYSLSIGPYWGSDIGGFYPNRELTGELYARWFQFAAFCGSFRSHGRVWQTRLPWGWGLDNLGPLEYGNNNTAPPEGDRRNILASELNNPAIEPVAKKYAELRYQLMPYTYTLAREARDLGLPLMRALWLHYPDDVRARGIGTEYLWGRDLLVAPVFKPGATTRDVYLPTGDWYDWWTNERVAGGRTVSRPVSLETMPIYVRAGAIVPFDPVRQYTAEPVTEPTTLRVYPGANGEFTLYDDDGISQEYLAGRGQWIRMTWNDGARQLTLVPGTPAGATGAGVTREFRVTLPDGSSKAVTYRGVRVVIAF from the coding sequence ATGCGATTGTTTCAGGCGCTTATTGTCATCACTGCCCTTGCGAGCCAGACGGCGACGGCACAATCGACGTTGACCACGGCGGGTCAGCCGGCTGAACTTCAGATCCGTGTGGCCGGGGACCGCTCGCTTCGCGTCACGCTCAAGCCGATCAGTTTCAAGGCAAACTTTCCTGCCACGCCGGCCGTGGTGGACCGCACCTATCCAGCACCAGCCATCCGCATCCGAACCCTGGCGAAACCGATACAACAACGAGTCGGCCGGTTCCAGGTGGCAGTCCGACCATCGCCGCTCACCGTGACCGTCACCAATGCCGCGGGTCAGCTGGTGCAGGAGCTGGTCTTCGAAGCAGACGGCACACTGGCGTTCAAAGTGGATGAACATCCGGTGCTGGGGTTGGGCGAGGGTGGCCCGAGGCCCGCACAGGGTTCACCGTGGCGTGAACAGCCCGTGCAATTCGATCGCCGAGGCGCACTCGACACGATGGAGCCGCGCTGGCAGAGCGACATGTACGGATCGCGCAACCCGGCCGCGATGCTGATGGGTACCCGCGGGTGGGGCCTGTTCGTGGCAACGCCCTGGGTGCACGTGGACATGCGCGATGCCGCTCGTGGCGTGTTCACCCCTCGGCCGCCCACCGACGCCGAACGAGCGCCGCAGACCGAAGGGAATCAGCAGCAAGCGCTTGGCAAGGGACTGCCACCGGCCGACGCCTACGTGCCCGGCCTCTACGACGTCTTCGTCTTTGATGCGCACGAGCCGGCGGCGGCGATGAAAGACTTTGCCGTCATCACAGGCCCGGCTGTGATGCCGCCAAAGTGGGCGCTCGGCTACATGCAATCGCATCGCACGCTGAAAGACGACGCGCAGATGCTGGGGATCATCGACACGTTCCGGTCGAAGCGTATTCCGCTTGATGCGGTGATTTACCTGGGCACCGGATTCGCGCCTGTCGGATGGAACACCCGGCAACCGTCATTCGACTTCAACCCCGACGTCTTCACGCGCAACCCGGCCACCGTTCTGGCCGACATGCACGCACGCAATGTGAAGGTGGTGGTGCACATGGTGCCGTGGGACCGCGACAAACTGCCCACGATCAATGACGCGAACATTCCGAGCTACTGGCAGCAACACGTGGGCCTTGTGAAGGCGGGCGTGGATGCGTTCTGGCCAGACGAGGGCGACTGGTTCAATCTGTTCGAACGCCTCGCCAGGTTCAAGCTCTACTATCAGGGCCACCTCTCGACCACACCCAACGTGCGGCCGTGGAGCCTGCAGCGCAACGGGTTTCCGGGTATCGCGCGATGGGGCGGCTGGGTCTGGTCGGGGGATACGGAAACATCCTGGAAGACGCTCGAAGCGCAGATCGCCGTCGGCCTCAACTACTCGCTGAGCATCGGTCCCTACTGGGGCTCGGACATCGGCGGGTTCTATCCGAATCGCGAGCTCACCGGTGAACTGTACGCGCGCTGGTTCCAGTTCGCGGCGTTTTGTGGATCGTTCCGGTCACACGGTCGCGTCTGGCAAACGCGGCTGCCCTGGGGCTGGGGCCTCGATAACCTCGGCCCCCTCGAGTACGGCAACAACAACACGGCGCCGCCGGAAGGCGATCGCCGCAACATCCTGGCTTCTGAGCTGAATAACCCCGCCATCGAACCGGTGGCGAAAAAGTACGCCGAGCTTCGTTATCAGTTGATGCCCTACACCTACACGCTGGCGCGTGAGGCGCGCGACCTGGGGCTGCCCCTCATGCGAGCGCTCTGGCTGCACTATCCCGACGACGTGCGCGCGCGAGGCATTGGAACGGAATATCTGTGGGGACGTGACTTGCTGGTGGCTCCGGTATTCAAGCCAGGCGCCACCACACGCGATGTCTACCTCCCGACGGGTGATTGGTATGACTGGTGGACGAACGAACGCGTCGCCGGCGGACGCACCGTGTCACGCCCGGTCTCGCTCGAGACGATGCCCATCTACGTGCGTGCCGGCGCCATCGTGCCATTCGACCCGGTGCGGCAATACACGGCCGAACCCGTGACGGAACCCACGACGTTGCGGGTCTACCCCGGCGCCAACGGCGAGTTCACGTTGTATGACGACGACGGGATCAGCCAGGAGTATCTCGCCGGACGCGGCCAGTGGATCCGCATGACGTGGAACGATGGCGCGCGCCAACTCACCCTGGTGCCTGGCACTCCGGCTGGCGCAACCGGCGCGGGCGTGACCCGCGAGTTCAGGGTCACGTTACCCGACGGGTCGTCCAAAGCAGTGACGTACCGCGGCGTGCGCGTGGTCATCGCGTTCTGA
- a CDS encoding glycoside hydrolase encodes MVTAPPEALGLDPFYKKYTDAFGIPIVSSEKVDDAALLLARDIVNYMLVKRPDVRAVLVGRKSRMLVMDQTEGETDLPERRDWKKPAIDDRRLTPGERANYHGPNGIASKTDKEYWDARARGMGGNVTSCAEENLLGLPGTRYYGEHITVHEFSHNIMGALRVSDPALHAEIQVAYDAAKAKGLYKDSAGREQYAINTPAEYFAEGTQWWFWSNIEFYDGTTKARVQSPDDLKAYDPALFAILERVYAGHHIPADVYHGRNLRPARPPQ; translated from the coding sequence ATGGTCACGGCGCCGCCTGAGGCGTTGGGCCTCGACCCGTTCTACAAGAAGTACACCGACGCGTTCGGTATTCCGATCGTGTCATCAGAGAAAGTGGATGATGCGGCGCTCTTGCTGGCGCGCGACATTGTCAACTACATGCTGGTGAAGCGGCCGGACGTGCGGGCGGTGCTGGTGGGCCGCAAGTCGCGCATGCTCGTGATGGACCAGACGGAGGGCGAAACGGATCTGCCCGAACGGCGCGACTGGAAGAAGCCCGCGATCGACGACCGGCGCCTCACGCCGGGCGAACGGGCGAACTACCACGGGCCCAACGGCATCGCGAGCAAGACGGACAAGGAGTACTGGGATGCGCGCGCCCGCGGGATGGGCGGCAATGTGACGTCGTGTGCCGAAGAGAACCTGCTCGGATTGCCCGGCACTCGGTACTACGGCGAACACATCACGGTGCATGAGTTCAGCCACAACATCATGGGCGCGCTCCGGGTGTCGGACCCAGCGCTTCATGCCGAGATTCAGGTGGCATACGACGCGGCCAAGGCGAAGGGGCTCTACAAGGACTCGGCAGGCCGAGAACAGTACGCGATCAATACGCCCGCCGAATATTTTGCGGAAGGCACGCAGTGGTGGTTCTGGTCGAACATCGAGTTCTACGACGGCACGACGAAGGCACGCGTCCAATCACCCGACGACCTGAAGGCCTACGACCCGGCCCTCTTCGCCATTCTCGAGCGCGTCTATGCCGGTCATCACATTCCCGCCGACGTGTATCACGGCCGGAACCTGCGGCCGGCACGGCCCCCGCAATAG
- a CDS encoding MBL fold metallo-hydrolase yields the protein MSTRCVVNVDLVDVWREPGRKKLIRTLAWGDEVAVTEQTSTRVAVETVRFVEQPDGSILPEHETGFIEPSKSSGLKAADVVRPISQNDVLKVNFVDVQQGDGSVIESPDGKVILVDGGDNQLFARYLAGRFRGTTANSPQEVDCILVTHGDADHFDGLPEILKSETHAEHRKRLFIKPRRYYHNGIVKRPGSKNGKRVPDKELLGATSEVDNRTYLTGLEDNLLTVPDGELNEPFTKWRDALKEYDTRSPVEIRRLQFGDDDAFAFFNQGDLRIEVLGPLVTQVGGKPALPFLGNPPKGPRIGQESLNVDTTPFKGHSASHTINGHSVVFRLVYGGFSYLFTGDLNDEAGRFLTREHNAGRVNLRSDVFKVPHHGSHEFSGALFEAVAPVVSIISSGDESAQKEYIHPRATLVGALGKWSRVPEPLIFVTELVAFFNVEGWSKLASPKTKAQKERGDFFGFSRTAFGIVKTRTNGKRLFVYTDSGNTAMKEAYAYELDSSGFPQPAEVRRG from the coding sequence ATGAGCACCAGATGCGTCGTCAATGTGGACCTCGTCGACGTGTGGCGCGAGCCCGGCCGGAAGAAGCTCATCCGCACTCTGGCGTGGGGCGACGAAGTGGCGGTCACCGAACAGACGTCCACGCGCGTGGCGGTGGAGACGGTGCGTTTTGTCGAGCAGCCTGACGGCAGCATCCTGCCCGAGCACGAAACCGGCTTCATCGAACCCTCGAAGAGTTCCGGACTGAAGGCGGCCGACGTCGTCCGGCCCATCAGCCAGAACGATGTCCTGAAGGTGAACTTCGTGGACGTGCAGCAGGGCGACGGCTCGGTGATCGAGTCGCCCGACGGCAAGGTCATTCTCGTGGACGGTGGTGACAATCAGTTGTTCGCACGATACCTGGCCGGGCGCTTTCGCGGAACCACCGCGAACTCGCCACAGGAAGTCGATTGCATATTGGTCACCCACGGGGATGCGGACCACTTTGATGGCCTCCCGGAAATCCTCAAGTCGGAAACCCACGCGGAACACCGCAAGCGACTGTTCATCAAGCCCAGGCGCTACTACCACAACGGCATCGTCAAACGGCCGGGTTCGAAGAACGGCAAGCGGGTGCCGGACAAGGAACTGCTCGGTGCCACCAGCGAGGTGGACAATCGGACGTATCTGACCGGCCTTGAAGACAATCTCCTGACAGTTCCCGATGGCGAACTGAATGAGCCGTTCACGAAGTGGCGCGACGCGTTGAAGGAGTACGACACGCGGTCTCCGGTCGAGATCAGGCGCTTGCAGTTTGGCGACGATGACGCGTTTGCGTTTTTTAATCAGGGCGATCTGCGCATCGAGGTGCTTGGCCCGCTGGTGACGCAAGTAGGTGGGAAGCCAGCGCTCCCATTCCTGGGCAATCCTCCGAAGGGACCTCGGATTGGGCAGGAATCGCTCAACGTGGACACCACTCCCTTTAAAGGGCACTCGGCCTCGCACACGATCAACGGCCATTCGGTGGTGTTCCGCCTTGTCTATGGGGGTTTCAGTTATCTGTTCACTGGCGACCTGAACGACGAGGCAGGCCGGTTCCTGACGCGCGAGCACAATGCCGGGCGCGTCAACCTCAGGTCCGATGTCTTCAAGGTGCCGCACCACGGTTCCCACGAATTTTCGGGCGCGCTGTTCGAGGCGGTGGCGCCAGTGGTCAGCATCATCTCGAGCGGCGACGAAAGCGCACAAAAGGAGTACATCCACCCTCGCGCCACGCTCGTTGGCGCGCTTGGCAAGTGGTCCAGGGTGCCCGAGCCACTCATCTTTGTCACGGAGTTGGTGGCGTTCTTCAACGTCGAGGGGTGGTCAAAGCTGGCCAGCCCGAAGACCAAGGCCCAGAAAGAACGTGGCGACTTTTTCGGGTTCAGCCGGACGGCCTTTGGGATCGTGAAGACCCGCACCAACGGCAAGCGGCTGTTTGTCTACACCGATAGCGGAAATACGGCCATGAAGGAAGCCTATGCGTACGAGCTTGATTCATCTGGATTTCCGCAGCCTGCGGAAGTGCGACGAGGGTAA
- a CDS encoding PIN domain-containing protein: MADNAAVTDTHALVFHAAGGGVLGPKARAAFAAAERREMIIYVPAAVIWEVSLLARVVRINLRRPVREFFGDLFSNPAYQPHALDAGQVFDADDLRFTRDPFDGLIVASALDLGLGLITRDSAIREAGVVKTIW, translated from the coding sequence GTGGCTGACAACGCTGCGGTCACCGACACGCACGCGCTGGTCTTCCACGCTGCCGGCGGAGGCGTTCTTGGCCCCAAAGCCAGGGCCGCCTTCGCGGCAGCCGAGCGGCGCGAGATGATCATTTACGTGCCTGCGGCGGTCATCTGGGAAGTCAGCCTGCTGGCTCGCGTGGTCCGCATCAACCTGCGGCGTCCTGTGCGCGAGTTTTTTGGAGACCTGTTCAGCAACCCGGCCTATCAACCACACGCGCTTGACGCCGGCCAGGTCTTCGACGCCGACGACCTGCGATTTACCCGCGACCCGTTCGACGGCCTCATCGTCGCAAGCGCCCTGGACCTGGGCCTGGGGCTGATCACCCGCGACTCCGCGATTCGCGAGGCCGGAGTGGTCAAGACAATCTGGTAG
- a CDS encoding cupin domain-containing protein has translation MVPASEVLSLHSLVTPTPDGIASRILAKTPGGSVTLFAFAEGQGLTEHTSPFDALVMVLEGALILTIGGVAMRTEPGTLVRMPADIPHAVDAPEAARMLLTMLKAS, from the coding sequence ATGGTCCCTGCCTCTGAAGTCCTCTCCCTCCATTCCCTCGTCACCCCAACCCCTGACGGTATCGCCTCAAGAATTCTGGCAAAGACGCCTGGAGGAAGCGTGACGTTATTCGCGTTCGCTGAAGGGCAGGGTCTGACCGAGCACACCTCGCCGTTTGATGCGCTGGTGATGGTGCTTGAAGGTGCACTCATCCTGACCATCGGCGGAGTGGCCATGCGCACCGAGCCCGGCACGCTGGTGCGAATGCCTGCGGACATTCCACACGCCGTCGACGCGCCCGAGGCGGCGCGCATGTTGTTGACGATGCTGAAGGCGAGCTGA
- a CDS encoding nitronate monooxygenase → MGVGISDWRLARAVSTLGQLGVVSGTALDEVLARRLQMGDPGGHMRRALDHFPVARLADQVWDTYYIAGGKAPNAAFVTRAQASPTPAPDWQALCVVANFVEVFLAREGHNNPVGINYLEKIQTPHLPSIYGAMLAGVHYVLMGAGIPLKIPGVLDLFANHQPATYPLNVSGAAADDATTLSFDPQTIVGVTEPPLTRPQFLAIIASDVLALTLQRRASGLVNGFIVEGPTAGGHNAPPRGALQLSDRGEPVYGTRDVVNLDKLKALGLPFWLAGGSGAPGRLQEALERGAEGIQVGTAFAMCAESGLRADFKRTLLEQVRSGATDIFTDPKASPTGFPFKVARVPGTLSDEGVLDARPRICDLGYLREAYRTTDGAVGFRCPAEPVNVYESKGGDRAATEGRACICNALVATTGLPQVRAGRLVEPGIITMGDDLPGVARFLSPGATEYTAADVIAVLEYESQAVSKLA, encoded by the coding sequence ATGGGCGTCGGGATCTCCGACTGGCGCCTGGCGCGCGCTGTCTCGACGCTCGGCCAACTTGGCGTGGTCAGCGGCACGGCACTCGATGAAGTGCTGGCGCGGCGCCTGCAGATGGGCGACCCCGGCGGCCACATGCGCCGGGCCCTGGACCACTTCCCTGTCGCCAGACTCGCCGACCAGGTGTGGGACACGTACTACATCGCCGGAGGCAAAGCGCCCAACGCCGCGTTCGTCACCCGGGCGCAGGCCTCGCCCACGCCGGCTCCTGACTGGCAGGCGCTTTGTGTCGTCGCCAATTTCGTCGAGGTCTTCCTGGCCCGCGAAGGCCACAACAATCCCGTCGGCATCAACTATCTGGAGAAGATCCAGACGCCGCACTTGCCCTCCATCTACGGAGCGATGCTCGCCGGCGTGCACTACGTGCTGATGGGCGCCGGCATCCCGCTCAAAATTCCCGGCGTGCTGGATCTCTTCGCCAATCACCAACCGGCCACCTACCCGCTCAACGTCAGCGGCGCCGCGGCCGACGACGCCACGACGTTGTCGTTTGATCCGCAGACGATCGTGGGCGTGACGGAGCCACCGCTCACACGGCCGCAGTTCCTGGCCATCATCGCGTCCGATGTGCTGGCGTTGACCCTGCAGCGACGCGCCAGCGGCCTCGTCAACGGCTTCATCGTCGAGGGCCCCACGGCGGGAGGCCACAACGCGCCGCCGCGAGGCGCGCTGCAACTGAGCGATCGGGGCGAGCCGGTGTATGGCACACGCGACGTGGTGAATCTCGACAAGTTGAAGGCGCTCGGCCTGCCGTTCTGGCTGGCCGGTGGTTCGGGCGCGCCCGGCCGTTTGCAAGAGGCGCTGGAACGCGGCGCTGAGGGCATTCAGGTGGGAACGGCCTTCGCCATGTGCGCCGAGTCCGGCCTGCGCGCCGACTTCAAGCGCACGCTGCTGGAGCAGGTGCGATCGGGCGCGACCGACATCTTCACGGATCCCAAGGCCTCGCCCACCGGCTTTCCGTTCAAGGTGGCCCGGGTGCCTGGCACGTTGTCGGACGAAGGCGTCCTGGACGCGCGGCCGCGCATTTGCGACCTCGGCTACCTCCGCGAAGCGTATCGGACCACCGACGGCGCGGTCGGATTCCGATGTCCGGCTGAGCCCGTCAACGTCTATGAATCGAAGGGCGGCGACCGCGCGGCCACCGAGGGCCGCGCGTGCATCTGCAACGCGCTCGTGGCCACGACCGGTCTCCCACAAGTGCGAGCGGGCCGTCTGGTTGAACCCGGGATCATCACCATGGGCGATGATCTCCCCGGCGTGGCGCGATTCCTGAGCCCGGGCGCGACCGAGTACACCGCGGCAGATGTGATTGCCGTGCTCGAATATGAATCTCAGGCGGTTTCCAAACTGGCGTAG
- a CDS encoding methyltransferase domain-containing protein, which yields MAQMTEMAKYDPLAGSAWSAPGTVAGFSQSPPNEVLMRFAAGELARLGRPGTALDIGCGAARNAVPLAAMGWNVIGTDLSWPMLKAARAREVSGPSPGRLTFCLAPMEQLPVPDRCADLVIAHGIWNLAHSAAQFRAAVREAARAARPGAALFVFTFSRHTLPDDARPVEGEPFVFTQFSGQPQCFLTEAQLIEELADAGFTPDPAVPITEYNRPTALTVQRGGPVIYEAAFRKRC from the coding sequence ATGGCACAAATGACCGAAATGGCGAAATATGACCCACTTGCCGGAAGCGCCTGGAGTGCGCCGGGCACCGTGGCGGGGTTTTCGCAGTCACCCCCCAACGAGGTCCTCATGCGGTTCGCCGCAGGCGAACTGGCTCGCCTTGGTCGCCCGGGCACGGCTCTCGACATCGGGTGCGGAGCGGCGCGCAACGCCGTGCCGCTGGCGGCCATGGGCTGGAACGTCATCGGCACCGATCTGTCGTGGCCCATGCTGAAGGCCGCGCGCGCTCGTGAGGTCTCGGGCCCATCCCCCGGCCGGCTCACGTTCTGCCTCGCGCCAATGGAGCAACTGCCGGTGCCGGACCGTTGCGCGGACCTGGTCATCGCGCACGGCATCTGGAACCTCGCGCACTCCGCAGCCCAGTTCCGCGCGGCCGTGCGCGAGGCCGCGCGCGCGGCCAGGCCCGGCGCCGCGCTGTTTGTCTTCACCTTCTCGCGGCACACCCTGCCCGACGATGCGCGGCCAGTGGAGGGGGAACCCTTTGTGTTCACCCAGTTCTCGGGACAACCGCAGTGTTTCCTGACCGAGGCGCAACTCATCGAGGAACTCGCCGATGCGGGATTCACGCCCGATCCAGCCGTGCCGATCACCGAATACAACCGGCCAACGGCCTTGACCGTCCAGCGTGGCGGCCCGGTGATCTACGAGGCCGCATTTCGGAAGCGGTGCTAA
- a CDS encoding FAD-dependent oxidoreductase, translated as MGIHVRLPDLAHWKSQVKCQTACPVQTDAGKYVQLIADGRDKEAYLVARAPNPFASVCGRVCAAPCEDACRRGAIDAPVSIRALKRYVTEQYGAESVKPATQDELRPNGVHEGNRYIDQLPLGSQVRAAGPAPRRRVAVIGAGPAGLAAAHDLALLGHDVTVFEAGSEPGGMMRYGIPEYRLSRSLLRAEIDKILALGVTLKLETPLTPAFGLSHLRAAGFESVFLSVGVSRGRDLQIPGVELDGVVKAVDYLLNVNRGFRMDLGRRVVVIGGGFVAFDAARTALRVSHEDELDALEGAADARAKEAFDSARAALRGGAAEVTMISLEHFDEMPVLRTMQGHDEYEEAGKEGVKFITRRGPRAFIGANGRLATIELRAVTSVFDSGGRFAPVYDDADVITLDADACILAIGQQPDLGFLTPADGIELNPSGTIRVDPVTLATSAPGMFSGGDVAFGPRNLIQAVANGKLAARSIHSFLTDHRARIETHLEIEVMPTATYQMVSGFENFDRVAAPTLDIGRRTGIAEVETGYGRESAVEQAARCLVCHIQTIYDPELCVLCNRCVDICPEYCLAFVPLDAVSMPDAERDAVTARAGETTLPLTAMVKDDERCIRCGLCAIRCPTGAMTMERFSITENWVEE; from the coding sequence ATGGGTATTCACGTTCGGCTCCCGGATCTCGCTCATTGGAAGTCGCAGGTCAAGTGCCAGACCGCCTGCCCGGTGCAGACCGACGCAGGCAAGTATGTGCAACTCATCGCCGATGGCCGCGACAAGGAGGCGTACCTGGTGGCCAGGGCGCCCAACCCATTTGCCTCGGTGTGCGGCAGGGTCTGCGCGGCGCCGTGTGAGGACGCCTGCCGGAGGGGCGCCATTGACGCGCCAGTCTCCATCCGGGCGCTTAAGCGATATGTCACGGAACAGTATGGCGCCGAGTCGGTAAAACCGGCGACGCAGGATGAACTGCGGCCCAACGGCGTCCACGAGGGCAATCGGTATATCGATCAGCTCCCGCTCGGGTCGCAGGTTCGCGCGGCAGGCCCAGCCCCGCGCCGGCGAGTCGCCGTGATTGGCGCCGGCCCCGCCGGGTTGGCGGCGGCGCACGACCTGGCCCTGCTCGGTCACGACGTCACCGTGTTTGAAGCCGGAAGCGAACCCGGCGGCATGATGCGGTACGGCATTCCGGAATACCGCTTGTCGCGAAGCCTGTTGCGCGCCGAAATCGACAAGATCCTTGCGCTGGGCGTCACCCTGAAACTCGAGACGCCCCTGACACCGGCTTTCGGCTTGTCGCACCTGCGTGCTGCGGGTTTTGAATCCGTGTTTCTGTCGGTTGGCGTCTCCCGCGGGCGCGATCTCCAAATTCCTGGCGTGGAGCTCGACGGCGTGGTCAAAGCCGTCGACTACCTGTTGAACGTGAACCGCGGGTTCCGCATGGATCTGGGTCGCCGAGTGGTGGTCATCGGTGGCGGCTTTGTCGCCTTCGACGCGGCTCGCACCGCTCTGCGCGTGAGCCATGAAGATGAACTCGACGCTCTGGAAGGCGCCGCCGACGCCAGGGCGAAAGAGGCCTTTGATTCGGCGCGTGCCGCCCTGCGTGGCGGTGCGGCGGAAGTCACCATGATCTCGCTCGAACACTTCGACGAGATGCCGGTCCTGCGCACGATGCAGGGACATGACGAATACGAAGAGGCCGGGAAGGAAGGCGTCAAGTTCATCACCCGGCGCGGGCCGCGCGCGTTCATCGGCGCCAACGGCCGGCTGGCGACCATCGAATTGCGCGCTGTCACATCGGTATTTGATTCCGGTGGCCGCTTCGCCCCCGTGTACGACGACGCTGACGTCATCACGCTTGACGCCGACGCGTGCATCCTGGCCATCGGTCAGCAGCCGGACCTGGGCTTTTTGACTCCAGCTGACGGTATTGAACTCAACCCTTCGGGGACCATCCGCGTCGACCCGGTCACGCTGGCCACCAGCGCGCCGGGCATGTTCTCGGGCGGAGACGTCGCGTTTGGTCCCCGAAACCTCATCCAGGCCGTCGCCAACGGCAAGTTGGCTGCGCGTTCGATTCACTCGTTCCTGACCGACCATCGCGCCCGGATTGAGACGCACCTTGAGATCGAGGTCATGCCGACCGCCACCTACCAGATGGTGAGCGGCTTCGAAAACTTCGATCGCGTCGCTGCGCCGACACTCGACATCGGGCGGCGCACGGGCATCGCCGAAGTCGAGACGGGCTACGGCCGCGAGTCCGCTGTGGAGCAGGCCGCGCGGTGCCTGGTCTGCCACATCCAGACCATCTACGACCCGGAGCTGTGTGTCCTCTGCAACCGCTGCGTGGACATCTGTCCCGAGTACTGCCTGGCGTTTGTACCGCTCGACGCCGTGTCGATGCCCGACGCCGAACGCGACGCGGTCACGGCGCGTGCGGGCGAAACAACGCTGCCGCTCACCGCCATGGTGAAAGACGACGAGCGGTGCATTCGATGCGGGCTCTGCGCGATTCGCTGCCCGACCGGTGCCATGACGATGGAGCGGTTTTCAATCACAGAGAACTGGGTGGAGGAGTGA
- a CDS encoding Rieske 2Fe-2S domain-containing protein, which yields MAGNDRREFLIKLGTGCGVCALGAQGVASLRSLVPNVSYDAPTTVKLGAPAEFPDGLKFLADERLFIFRDGNTFHAVSAVCTHLGCTVRAEALSKPETATVGGAPLRLTHQFSCPCHGSHYTGDGTNVSGPAPKPLSWYRLSVATDDGQLVVDLADEVERDFRLTV from the coding sequence ATGGCGGGAAACGATCGCCGGGAGTTTTTGATCAAGCTGGGTACGGGCTGTGGCGTGTGCGCACTTGGCGCACAAGGCGTGGCGTCGTTGCGGTCGCTGGTACCCAACGTGTCCTACGACGCGCCAACAACCGTAAAACTGGGAGCGCCTGCGGAGTTTCCGGATGGCCTGAAGTTTCTGGCCGACGAGCGGCTCTTCATCTTCCGCGACGGCAACACCTTCCACGCCGTATCGGCGGTCTGCACGCACCTGGGCTGCACGGTCAGGGCCGAGGCGTTGTCCAAACCAGAAACCGCCACGGTGGGTGGCGCGCCCCTCCGGCTCACGCACCAGTTCAGTTGCCCGTGCCACGGGTCGCATTACACCGGCGACGGCACCAACGTCTCTGGCCCGGCGCCCAAACCCCTGTCGTGGTACCGCCTGTCGGTGGCGACCGACGACGGGCAACTCGTCGTGGATTTGGCGGACGAAGTTGAGCGCGATTTCCGCCTGACGGTCTGA